A window of Mesomycoplasma lagogenitalium contains these coding sequences:
- a CDS encoding HU family DNA-binding protein, protein MIEDFLLEIVEKIKKGEDVKLKHLGTFKIKNLEKYKFYNFTTSTFDEYENYKKLKFSVNKKLKNKLIQKFLKVKYEWAINTNINSYCNFCDYRFTYCNYYY, encoded by the coding sequence ATAATTGAAGATTTTTTATTAGAAATTGTTGAAAAAATCAAAAAAGGAGAAGATGTTAAATTAAAACATCTAGGAACTTTTAAAATAAAAAACCTTGAAAAATACAAGTTTTATAATTTCACAACCTCTACTTTTGATGAATATGAAAACTATAAAAAACTTAAATTTTCTGTAAATAAAAAATTAAAAAACAAATTAATTCAGAAATTTTTGAAAGTTAAATATGAGTGAGCAATTAATACAAATATTAATTCATATTGTAATTTTTGCGATTATCGCTTTACTTATTGCAATTATTACTATTAG
- a CDS encoding Mbov_0396 family ICE element transmembrane protein, with the protein MGSIVSWLIKQLLNPIAFILFSVLWVASVTPIYLMLEALVAIKGVFGFGFAKKLFFGDTNEINFLQVPTLFLIISSISVAISIIVLCVVIFKNAISLKENNTKELLKQAFKTFILLISLPIIYLLSLLILDAIDQLTRQLFFSDNNLSETQNIFLQLRPNKINQNEWYEFAKSYFSDANKIRNSYNNLDWGEGSQIILLFLIATIILLIFQGWMLINLGKKLIIMFIYMIIAPLFISLIMLDNEKEFSKFKSEIKNSITTVISAEFFYSVFVLFISFAMNFEIVNNIPILASYTNFIFKIISLAGASFGVMQFIKKMEATSPTMSNVVKGAKSVATGAVMKNPAMINQGLKTMSSNSVNNTSNLPSVKNDVIKNNNFNSVPKTDFWNSFKTNKGESSIIPTKELKGKQS; encoded by the coding sequence ATGGGATCAATAGTAAGTTGATTAATAAAGCAATTATTAAATCCAATTGCTTTTATTCTTTTCAGTGTTCTTTGAGTAGCGAGTGTTACACCAATTTATTTAATGCTAGAAGCATTGGTTGCTATAAAAGGTGTTTTTGGCTTTGGTTTTGCTAAAAAATTATTTTTCGGCGATACAAATGAAATCAATTTTTTACAAGTACCAACACTATTTTTAATCATTTCATCAATATCAGTTGCAATTTCTATTATTGTTTTATGTGTAGTTATTTTTAAAAATGCTATTTCATTAAAAGAGAATAATACAAAGGAATTACTAAAACAAGCATTTAAAACATTTATTTTGTTAATTTCATTACCTATAATTTATTTATTATCTTTATTAATTTTAGATGCTATTGACCAATTAACTAGACAATTATTTTTTTCAGATAATAATTTAAGTGAAACTCAAAATATATTTTTACAATTAAGACCAAACAAAATTAATCAAAACGAGTGATATGAATTTGCTAAATCTTATTTTTCTGATGCAAATAAAATAAGAAATTCATATAATAACTTAGATTGAGGAGAAGGTTCGCAAATTATTTTACTTTTTTTAATTGCAACAATAATTCTCTTGATTTTTCAAGGTTGAATGCTTATTAATTTAGGTAAAAAACTAATAATTATGTTTATATATATGATAATCGCTCCTCTTTTTATTAGTTTAATAATGCTAGATAATGAAAAAGAATTTTCTAAATTTAAATCAGAAATTAAAAATTCAATTACTACTGTTATTTCTGCCGAGTTTTTTTATAGTGTTTTTGTCTTATTTATCTCTTTTGCAATGAATTTTGAAATAGTAAATAATATTCCAATTCTTGCTAGTTATACTAACTTTATTTTTAAAATAATTTCATTGGCTGGAGCAAGTTTTGGAGTAATGCAATTTATAAAAAAAATGGAAGCAACATCTCCTACTATGTCAAATGTTGTTAAAGGAGCAAAAAGTGTAGCAACAGGAGCAGTGATGAAAAATCCTGCAATGATAAATCAAGGACTTAAAACTATGAGTTCTAATAGTGTTAATAATACCAGCAATTTACCATCTGTAAAAAATGATGTAATTAAAAATAATAACTTTAACTCCGTTCCTAAAACTGACTTTTGAAATTCTTTTAAAACTAATAAAGGAGAATCTTCTATTATTCCCACAAAGGAACTTAAAGGAAAACAAAGTTAA
- a CDS encoding Mbov_0397 family ICE element conjugal transfer ATPase, producing the protein MKYQIKKLRKNKIIIYKGLTIVDILFLGIIIAIASLPIIFIQENWILKISLFFIISLFSVPLLFKYRKHQAKGYQILIRMFKFVSSNKKYKRIKSKNKKGNIENIIPYSKKGKIGIINKDNKSVFGALKIFGKNITSESKNDQLVLMRNLTDFFNKIKMKATIVKLPVKEDLSKNLNSIKNNKENYINLSKFYDEWNREIKDDFSEKLKSEYYLIIYEKDEDKLKSEMNDLSRELNNCKISSEILNIQELTKLINEIYIHNPNFNFSLFEKENKILDINKVNFKKDYFKIDGNFYSTQTIHEYATLLKNDWIWKIFNTPSVVIWHINTIDIESFLNNINRTEINAEMNAFEEKNRPKSRKMNQEIEAIKEIVDSAMSGQENIVESTIIFLTKATNLQTIKKVKTINERNLSSINSKIDNLIYRQFEGFSASLFIKNDLLKEFQEQAVSNISYGWPFVIEEFNDGTFPITGIDKNNNVPIFFDPRLKKSDRTNHNMFIFGEPGKGKTTFTKKIMLSNLAKGDEIILIDTQNEFTDFVEKLNGQMINLGSDNEIVINPLQIRNFWNPRPLTEEEYKFNNESLLIQQENFMEVWLKLLYGDKLGVNERDMIIYYLKDLYKSLGFYDTNENLSQLPNEKYPIVSDLIKHIQKGMKKSNIAFDNKTKINVLRTLKLDFENNGKFAKSFNNHSTLELNNKVICFNISSLINSENKNLLDSYFYLLVSYLQGKISLQSDKQNFIWLVFDEFHKYVKSDNMMIFNFIYSMAKEGRKFRSNCILTTQQVHDLTRTDALASMGRSIIESCQYLVLFSIKADSLSKIDSFFSSIGGLSENEKSNISLFRQGECLLIVSPLRRFQIKVNYNQLEQEFFFKKNQQSQ; encoded by the coding sequence ATGAAATATCAAATTAAAAAATTAAGAAAAAATAAGATAATTATTTATAAAGGTTTAACAATTGTAGATATTTTATTTTTAGGAATAATTATAGCAATAGCATCGCTTCCAATCATTTTTATCCAAGAAAATTGAATTTTAAAAATATCATTATTTTTTATAATTTCCTTATTTTCCGTTCCTTTGCTTTTTAAATATAGAAAACACCAAGCAAAAGGTTATCAAATATTAATAAGGATGTTTAAATTTGTTTCTTCAAATAAAAAATATAAACGAATTAAATCAAAAAATAAAAAGGGAAATATAGAAAATATTATTCCTTATTCTAAAAAAGGAAAAATTGGAATTATTAACAAGGATAATAAAAGTGTTTTTGGAGCATTGAAAATTTTTGGTAAAAACATAACATCAGAATCTAAAAATGACCAACTAGTATTAATGAGAAATTTGACTGATTTTTTTAATAAAATCAAAATGAAAGCAACAATAGTTAAATTACCTGTTAAAGAAGATTTGTCTAAGAATCTTAATTCAATTAAAAATAATAAAGAAAATTACATTAATTTATCTAAGTTTTATGATGAATGAAATCGTGAAATAAAAGATGATTTTTCTGAAAAATTAAAAAGTGAATATTATTTAATAATTTATGAAAAGGATGAAGATAAATTAAAATCGGAAATGAATGATTTATCAAGAGAATTAAATAATTGCAAAATTAGTTCAGAAATACTAAATATACAAGAATTAACAAAATTAATAAACGAAATTTATATTCATAATCCCAATTTTAATTTCTCATTATTTGAAAAAGAAAACAAAATTCTAGATATTAATAAGGTAAATTTTAAAAAAGATTATTTTAAAATTGATGGAAATTTTTATTCAACACAAACTATACACGAATATGCAACATTATTAAAAAATGATTGAATTTGAAAAATTTTTAATACTCCTAGTGTTGTTATATGACATATAAATACAATTGATATCGAATCCTTTTTAAATAATATTAATAGAACAGAAATTAATGCCGAAATGAATGCTTTTGAAGAAAAAAATCGTCCCAAATCTAGAAAAATGAATCAAGAGATAGAGGCGATTAAAGAAATAGTTGACTCTGCTATGAGCGGACAAGAAAATATTGTTGAAAGCACAATTATATTTTTAACTAAAGCCACTAATTTACAAACAATTAAAAAAGTTAAAACGATTAACGAAAGAAATTTATCAAGTATTAATTCTAAAATTGATAATTTAATTTACCGTCAATTTGAAGGATTTTCAGCAAGTTTATTTATTAAAAACGATTTATTAAAAGAATTTCAAGAACAAGCAGTGTCAAACATTTCATATGGATGACCATTTGTAATTGAAGAATTTAATGATGGAACTTTTCCAATTACAGGTATAGATAAAAATAATAATGTTCCCATCTTTTTTGATCCAAGATTAAAAAAATCAGATAGAACAAACCATAATATGTTTATTTTTGGAGAACCTGGAAAAGGAAAAACAACTTTTACTAAAAAGATAATGTTATCTAATTTAGCCAAAGGTGATGAAATCATTTTAATTGATACTCAAAACGAATTTACTGATTTTGTAGAAAAATTAAATGGTCAAATGATTAATTTAGGTTCAGATAATGAAATTGTTATTAACCCTTTACAAATAAGAAACTTTTGAAATCCAAGACCCTTAACAGAAGAAGAATATAAATTTAATAATGAATCACTTTTAATTCAACAAGAAAATTTTATGGAAGTTTGATTAAAGTTGCTTTATGGTGATAAATTAGGTGTTAATGAAAGAGATATGATTATCTATTATTTAAAAGATTTATATAAATCATTAGGTTTTTATGACACAAATGAAAATTTAAGTCAATTACCAAATGAAAAATATCCTATAGTTTCCGATTTAATTAAACACATTCAAAAGGGAATGAAAAAATCAAATATCGCTTTTGATAATAAAACCAAAATCAATGTTTTAAGAACTTTAAAATTAGATTTTGAAAATAATGGAAAATTCGCCAAAAGTTTTAATAATCATTCAACACTTGAATTAAATAATAAGGTAATTTGTTTTAATATTTCTTCTTTAATAAATTCTGAAAATAAAAACTTATTGGATTCGTATTTCTATTTATTAGTAAGTTATTTACAAGGAAAAATATCTTTACAATCAGATAAACAGAATTTTATTTGATTAGTATTTGATGAATTTCACAAGTATGTAAAAAGCGATAATATGATGATTTTTAACTTTATCTATTCAATGGCAAAAGAGGGAAGAAAATTCCGTTCTAATTGTATTTTAACAACCCAACAAGTTCACGATTTAACAAGAACTGATGCTCTTGCTTCAATGGGTCGTTCAATTATAGAAAGTTGTCAATATCTAGTTTTATTTAGTATTAAAGCCGATTCATTATCTAAAATTGATAGTTTCTTTTCAAGTATTGGTGGTCTTTCAGAAAACGAAAAAAGCAATATTTCTTTATTTAGACAAGGTGAGTGTTTATTAATTGTCTCACCTTTAAGAAGATTTCAAATAAAAGTTAATTACAATCAACTTGAGCAAGAATTTTTCTTTAAAAAGAATCAGCAATCACAATAG
- a CDS encoding single-stranded DNA-binding protein: MFSINQLTITGKMVEKPKYKKIKFKDKDVENAVFCLQLLDENKTENIIEINVWGRLVKTIEKISNDDYLLINGKITSNNYKEYKNIVIIANSIQIIKNNNYKLFDTNDKSEQVNDDNNLHQISLD, encoded by the coding sequence ATGTTTAGCATTAATCAATTAACAATAACGGGAAAAATGGTGGAAAAACCTAAATATAAAAAGATTAAATTTAAAGATAAAGATGTAGAAAATGCCGTTTTTTGCTTGCAACTTCTAGATGAAAATAAAACTGAAAATATTATTGAAATCAATGTTTGAGGCAGATTAGTAAAAACAATTGAAAAAATTTCTAACGATGATTATCTTTTAATAAATGGAAAAATTACTTCTAACAATTATAAAGAATATAAAAATATTGTAATTATTGCTAATAGTATCCAAATTATCAAAAATAATAATTATAAACTTTTTGATACTAATGATAAAAGTGAACAAGTCAATGATGATAACAATCTTCATCAAATATCATTAGATTAA
- a CDS encoding ribonuclease HIII → MNKQHTVKRVGCDEVGTGDYLTPIVACAVYIPKSNLAIIKELNIKDSKKLSDYTIKNLAQKLKEYCIYKISYLSQQEYNKLNKKLNANELKMLIHLQNINYMEENLLVDEIVIDQFSTEKTILLYMEKLASNNLYKVKKINSPLTLEIHSEDKYLEVACASILARDFLLEKMKEQEQLWKFNFPLGASANVKVAAQKFLKIYGFNKLDKIAKLHFKTTNELEN, encoded by the coding sequence ATGAATAAACAACACACTGTTAAAAGGGTTGGTTGTGATGAAGTGGGCACTGGCGATTATTTAACACCAATTGTCGCTTGTGCTGTTTATATTCCTAAATCAAATTTAGCTATAATTAAAGAATTAAATATCAAAGATTCAAAAAAACTTTCTGATTATACAATTAAAAACCTTGCCCAAAAATTAAAAGAATATTGCATTTATAAAATCAGTTATTTATCACAACAAGAATATAATAAATTAAATAAAAAATTAAATGCTAATGAATTAAAAATGTTAATTCATTTGCAAAATATTAATTATATGGAAGAAAATTTACTAGTTGATGAAATAGTAATTGACCAATTTTCCACCGAAAAAACAATTTTACTTTATATGGAAAAATTAGCATCAAATAATTTATATAAAGTTAAAAAAATTAATTCACCTTTAACATTAGAAATTCATAGCGAAGATAAGTATTTAGAAGTTGCTTGTGCTTCCATTTTAGCAAGAGATTTTTTACTAGAAAAAATGAAAGAACAAGAGCAACTGTGAAAATTTAATTTCCCTCTAGGTGCAAGTGCTAATGTTAAAGTGGCTGCCCAAAAGTTTTTAAAAATCTACGGTTTTAATAAATTAGATAAAATTGCTAAATTACATTTTAAAACAACAAATGAACTTGAAAATTAA